A stretch of Vulpes lagopus strain Blue_001 chromosome 20, ASM1834538v1, whole genome shotgun sequence DNA encodes these proteins:
- the LOC121479316 gene encoding keratin-associated protein 20-2-like yields MCYYSNYYGGLGCGYRGLGWGYGGYGFGCYRPSCCGRYWSYGFY; encoded by the coding sequence ATGTGCTATTACAGCAACTACTATGGTGGCCTGGGCTGTGGCTACCGTGGCCTGGGCTGGGGCTACGGTGGTTATGGATTTGGCTGCTACCGCCCATCTTGCTGTGGCAGATACTGGTCCTATGGATTCTACTGA